The following proteins are encoded in a genomic region of Arachis ipaensis cultivar K30076 chromosome B02, Araip1.1, whole genome shotgun sequence:
- the LOC107627701 gene encoding uncharacterized protein LOC107627701 codes for MAKQKAIAIIYGDWDESYNDIPRWVLGVQLTMPGSVAVLRTSPVLVGGQVDESQAYFHRLFWTFPPCIEAFRHCKPLVSIDGTHLYGKVLEILSLAPSRARDPQPGLLVISDRHNGIKATLEAPDGGWLPPSAYRAFCIRHVAANFALTFKGKDARRLLVNAAYAKTEVEFDYWFDILQSEDPAMCDWANRIDYSLWTQHRDEGQRFGHMTTNISKCVNSILKGVRNLPVVSLVKATYCRLAELFVRKGREAEAQMGTGQQFKTTPTGSFSLGTYRVSLASRTCDCGYFQALHFPGKHALACCAYSRLTWTSYVHSVYQISSVFSVYRMGFTPPIPEGFWPPYDGPTVIPDPDRRRAREVRPRSTRIRTNMDEADPNRPKRYGLCRQPGHTRRCCPQVGGSSQAGRH; via the exons ATGGCAAAGCAGAAGGCTATTGCCATCATctacggtgactgggatgagtcatacaacgacATCCCTAGGTGGGTGTTGGGTGTCCAGCTGACGATGCCTGGAAGTGTTGCGGTCCTCAGGACGAGCCCGGTTCTAGTTGGAGGACAGGTGGACGAGTCTCAAGCGTATTTCCACAGACTTTTCTGGACTTTCCCTCCGTGcatcgaggcattccgtcattgcaagccgcTAGTCAGCATTGATGGCACACATCTGTATGGgaa AGTCCTGGAGATTCTTTCTCTCGCACCTTCGAGAGCACGTGACCCGCAGCCCggtctgctggttatatcggacaggcaCAACGGCATCAAGGCTACGCTTGAGGCCCCTGACGGAGGTTGGTTACCGCCATCGGCGTACCGTGCATTCTGCATACGACACGTAGCGGCTAATTTTGCccttaccttcaagggcaaagacgctAGGAGGCTACTAGTCAATGCGGCGTATGCGAAGACTGAGGTTGAatttgattactggtttgatattcttcAGTCTGAAGACCCAGCGATGTGTGACTGGGCGAACCGGATTGACTACTCCTTGTGGACTCAACATCGTGATGAGGGTCAgagattcggtcacatgacgacgaacaTCTCCAAGTGTGTGAATTCAATCCTCAAGGGGGTCAGAAATCTCCCTGTAGTATCCCTGGTAAAGGCAACATATTGTAGGCTTGCGGAACTCTTTGTTCGGAAGGGGAGAGAGGCTGAGGCGCAGATGGgaaccggacaacaattca AGACCACTCCGACTGGTTCTTTCTCCTTGGGTACCTACAGAGTATCGCTTGCATCGCGGACATGTGACTGCGGGTACTTCCAGGCGCTTCATTTCCCGGGTAAGCACGCACTTGCATGCTGTGCCTACTCACGGCTCACCTGGACCTCTTACGTTCACAGCGTCTATCAGATTAGCTCGGTGTTCAGTGTGTATCGGATGGGATTCACACCTCCGATCCCAGAGGGCTTCTGGCCACCTTACGACGGGCCCACGGTGATTCCGGACCCTGACAGGAGGCGTGCGAGAGAGGTTCGTCCTAGATCCACAAGGATACGGACGAATATGGACGAGGCAGATCCGAATCGGCCAAAGAGGTACGGCCTATGTCGCCAACCCGGACACACACGACGTTGTTGCCCACAGGTTGGAGGATCGTCTCAGGCAGGACGCCATTAG